One Silene latifolia isolate original U9 population chromosome 4, ASM4854445v1, whole genome shotgun sequence DNA segment encodes these proteins:
- the LOC141653774 gene encoding UDP-N-acetylmuramoyl-L-alanyl-D-glutamate--2,6-diaminopimelate ligase MurE homolog, chloroplastic, translating to MSLQLFLTLPSLSLSSSLNFPKYPFRRPRLSLSVSTNNFPNPSDDDPPEAPEDTAHGVSKFQQIKRQAARARKLEEDDFAANQSVYLDAIRDVEDAPDDDAQDDDARGYATSDGLFADIDKAISLKRKEFVKKGLLQPNPPKTQQNLDVVIDAVDELDADEVVDLEEIDELRGLKIVDEDEEEEEEDGELGNKLDAFDLNNDASFDYVNDFDSFGNSKVRIIEPKFRMTLAELLDECKVVPISVYGDLEVEITGIEHDSRLVNAGDLFVCCVGSKTDGHLFLSEADKRGAVAVVASKEIDLGETLGCKGLVLVEDTNAALPALAAAFYRWPTRDMSVIGVTGTHGKTTTGYLIKGMYEAMGLRTGLMSSVAYYLHGDNKLDSPESSPDGVLVQKLMAKMLHNGAEAVVMEASSNELARGRCEEVDFDIAVFTNSTRDHSGFEGSEEEYRVAQGKLFSRMVDPDRHRKIVNIDDVNAPFFINQGNPDVPVLTFALDNKNADVHPLKYELSLFETTILVNTPQGILEISSGLLGKHNIYNILAAVAVGIAVGAPLEDIVRGIEEVDAVPGRCELIDEEQAFGVIVDHARTPNGLSRLLDSVRELNPRRIITVIGSSGEQERGKRPLLTKIATDKSDVTMLTSDNPRNEDPLDILDDMLSGIGWTMQDYLKHGENDYYPPLSNGHRLFLHDIRRVAVRCAVAMGEEGDMVVVAGKGHEAYQIEGDKKEFFDDREECREALQYVDELHQAGIDTSEFPWRLPESH from the exons ATGTCTCTTCAACTATTCCTCACACTTCCTTCACTATCCCTCTCATCTTCCTTgaatttcccaaaatacccttttcggcgTCCACGCCTATCTCTCTCAGTTTCCACAAACAACTTCCCTAACCCCTCCGACGACGACCCACCGGAAGCCCCTGAAGACACCGCTCACGGCGTCTCCAAGTTCCAACAAATCAAGCGCCAAGCTGCCCGCGCTCGTAAACTCGAAGAAGATGACTTTGCCGCTAATCAATCTGTGTACCTGGACGCCATCCGGGATGTTGAGGACGCCCCTGATGACGACGCCCAAGACGATGATGCACGTGGCTATGCTACTTCTGACGGTTTGTTTGCTGATATTGATAAAGCCATTTCCCTCAAGCGTAAGGAGTTTGTTAAGAAAGGGCTTTTACAACCCAACCCACCTAAAACCCAACAGAATTTAGATGTTGTTATTGATGCTGTTGATGAATTGGATGCTGATGAAGTTGTGGATCTCGAGGAGATTGACGAATTACGCGGATTGAAGATTGTGGatgaagatgaggaggaagaagaagaagatggtgAACTTGGTAATAAGTTGGATGCTTTTGATTTGAATAATGATGCGTCTTTTGATTATGTTAATGATTTTGATAGTTTTGGTAATAGTAAGGTTAGGATAATTGAACCCAAATTTAGGATGACATTAGCTGAGCTATTAGATGAGTGTAAAGTCGTGCCAATTTCGGTGTATGGCGATTTAGAGGTGGAGATTACTGGGATTGAGCATGATTCGAGGTTGGTTAATGCCGGGGATTTGTTTGTGTGTTGTGTTGGGAGTAAAACCGATGGTCATTTGTTTCTGAGTGAGGCTGATAAGAGAGGTGCAGTTGCTGTTGTAGCTAGTAAGGAGATTGATCTTGGGGAGACTCTTGGTTGTAAGGGTTTAGTGCTTGTGGAGGATACTAATGCCGCCTTACCTGCATTGGCGGCTGCATTTTATAGGTGGCCCACGAGAGATATGTCGGTAATTGGTGTGACGGGTACCCATGGGAAGACGACTACTGGGTATTTGATCAAGGGTATGTATGAGGCAATGGGGTTGAGAACTGGGTTGATGAGTTCTGTGGCATATTATTTACATGGTGACAATAAGTTGGATTCACCGGAATCTAGTCCTGATGGTGTTTTGGTTCAGAAGTTGATGGCGAAGATGCTTCACAATGGAGCCGAAGCAGTAGTCATGGAAGCCTCTTCTAATGAGTTGGCTCGTGGCCGCTGTGaggaggttgattttgatattGCTGTGTTCACTAATTCGACTAGGGATCATTCGGGTTTTGAAGGGAGTGAAGAGGAGTATAGGGTTGCTCAGGGTAAGTTGTTCTCTAGGATGGTTGATCCTGATAGACATAGGAAGATTGTAAACATTGATGACGTGAATGCACCGTTTTTTATAAATCAAGGGAACCCGGATGTTCCTGTTTTGACTTTTGCTTTGGACAATAAGAATGCGGATGTTCATCCTCTAAAGTATGAGCTTTCTTTGTTTGAGACTACTATCTTGGTGAATACTCCTCAGGGCATTTTGGAGATTTCATCAGGGTTGCTTGGGAAGCATAACATTTACAATATCCTAGCAGCTGTTGCTGTTGGGATTGCAGTTGGGGCGCCATTGGAGGATATTGTGAGGGGTATTGAAGAAGTCGATGCAGTTCCTGGAAGGTGTGAATTAATTGATGAAGAGCAAGCATTTGGGGTGATCGTTGATCATGCTCGTACTCCAAATGGCTTGTCTAGGCTTCTCGATTCAGTGAGGGAGCTCAATCCCAGGAGGATAATCACTG TTATAGGCAGTTCTGGTGAGCAAGAGAGGGGCAAGAGACCTCTGCTTACAAAGATTGCAACTGATAAAAGTGATGTAACTATGCTGACTTCTGATAATCCAAGGAACGAAGATCCAT TGGATATACTGGATGACATGTTGTCTGGAATTGGATGGACAATGCAAGACTACCTGAAGCATGGCGAGAATGATTATTATCCCCCTCTTTCAAATGGCCACCGGCTTTTCCTGCATGATATTAGGCGAGTAGCCGTACGCTGTGCTGTTGCAATGGGTGAGGAAGGTGATATGGTG GTAGTTGCTGGGAAAGGCCATGAAGCATATCAGATTGAAGGTGATAAAAAGGAGTTCTTTGACGACAGGGAGGAGTGCAGGGAAGCACTACAGTATGTTGATGAGCTTCACCAAGCTGGAATAGACACGAGTGAATTCCCATGGCG GTTACCGGAGAGCCATTGA